From a single Cotesia glomerata isolate CgM1 linkage group LG6, MPM_Cglom_v2.3, whole genome shotgun sequence genomic region:
- the LOC123266983 gene encoding ribonucleoside-diphosphate reductase large subunit-like, producing MTGKDKRERMFVVKRNGEKEEVHFDKITTRIEKLCYGLDMDYVDPPAITSKVIDGLYAGVTTVQLDNLAAEIVATMTTKHADYAILAARIAVSNLHKETKASFSEVMNDLHNAIDEKTKEHVPVISKHHNDIIQKHKDVLDAVINYDRDFGYNFFGFKTLERSYLLRINDKIVERPQQMLMRVAVGIHEEDIDKVLETYEHMSQKYFTHASPTLFSACTMTQQMSSCFLLTMIDDSIEGIYDTITNCAVISKCGGGIGLSIHCIRAKNTPIQSTNGVSNGLVPMLRVFNNTARHVEQFGNKRPGAFAIYIEPWHSDILDVLDLKKNTGKEEYRARELFYGLWIPDLFMQRVKDNGKWSLMCPHQSPGLHDSWGEKFEEIYTKYEEQGRYVRQVEARDIWMAILKSQVETGTPYMVYKDHCNRKSNHQHLGTIKSSNLCTEIIEYSSPDEIAVCNLASIAVNKFVDTTNYTYDFEKLKAVTKIVTKNLDRVIDVNCYPLPAAENSNRKHRPMGIGVQGLADAFILMRYPFESEEAQKLNIQIFETIYYGALEASCEMAQEKGTYETYKGSPVSKGILQYDMWNVKPTDLWDWSELKAKIAEHGLRNSLLLAPMPTASTAQILGNNESIEPYTSNAYVRRVLSGEFQVVNPHLLKDLVKHNLWNDDMRNEIIANNGSVQEIESIPDDLKKLYKTVWEISQKTVLKMAADRGAFIDQSQSLNVHMAEPTTGKLTSMHFYGWEIGLKTGMYYLRTKPAASALQFTVDKTRLPNYRPNKELNDSSSAEPGKNGEEEPKEEEKEEEEDPVLVCSRENGEACMACSG from the exons ATGACGGGCAAAGACAAGAGAGAAAGGATGTTTGTGGTTAAACGGA aTGGAGAAAAAGAAGAGgttcattttgataaaatcaCCACCAGGATCGAAAAACTATGTTATGGCTTAGACATGGATTATGTGGATCCG cCGGCGATAACATCAAAAGTAATCGATGGTCTTTATGCTGGTGTGACAACAGTTCAATTAGATAATTTAGCTGCTGAAATAGTTGCTACTATGACAACAAAGCATGCTGATTACGCTATATTGGCAGCTAGAATTGCTGTATCTAATCTTCATAAAGAAACTAAAGCTAGTTTTAGTG agGTAATGAACGATCTACACAATGCAATTGATGAGAAGACAAAAGAGCACGTCCCAGTAATCAGTAAGCATCATAACGACATAATCCAAAAGCACAAAGATGTGCTAGACGCAGTGATAAACTACGACCGTGATTTTGGCTACAATTTCTTTGGTTTCAAGACACTGGAGCGTagttatttattgagaataaaCGACAAAATAGTCGAGCGTCCTCAGCAGATGTTGATGCGAGTTGCCGTAGGAATCCACGAAGAAGATATTGATAAGGTCCTTGAAACTTATGAGCACATGTCCCAGAAATACTTTACGCATGCATCGCCAACTCTTTTTTCAGCTTGTACTATGACCCAACAAATGTctag TTGTTTCCTGCTGACCATGATCGATGACAGTATCGAGGGAATCTACGACACGATAACCAACTGCGCGGTAATAAGTAAATGCGGCGGCGGAATCGGTCTGAGCATCCACTGTATCCGCGCTAAAAACACCCCAATTCAGAGTACCAACGGCGTATCAAACGGCTTAGTACCAATGCTGCGTGTATTCAACAACACAGCTCGCCACGTTGAGCAATTCGGCAACAAGCGACCGGGCGCCTTTGCAATCTACATCGAACCCTGGCACTCAGACATCCTGGACGTACTGGACCTAAAAAAGAACACCGGAAAAGAAGAATACCGCGCCCGGGAACTATTCTACGGGCTCTGGATCCCTGATTTATTTATGCAGCGTGTTAAAGACAACGGCAAATGGAGCTTGATGTGTCCTCACCAATCTCCTGGTCTTCATGATTCATGGGGTGAAAAATTCGAGGAAATCTACACTAAATACGAAGAGCAGGGTCGTTATGTCCGTCAAGTCGAAGCTCGTGATATTTGGATGGCGATACTTAAGTCCCAAGTCGAAACCGGAACTCCTTACATGGTCTACAAAGATCACTGCAATCGCAAGTCTAACCATCAACATCTCGGTACAATTAAAAGCAGTAATTTATGCACTGAAATTATTGAATACTCTAGTCCGGATGAAATAGCAGTCTGTAATTTAGCTTCAATTGCCGTGAATAAATTTGTCGACACAACAAATTACACTTACgactttgaaaaattaaaagcagTCACTAAAATAGTCACCAAAAATTTAGACCGGGTAATTGACGTCAATTGTTATCCTTTACCCGCGGCTGAAAATTCTAACCGCAAGCACCGTCCGATGGGCATCGGCGTCCAGGGTCTTGCAGATGCTTTCATATTGATGCGCTATCCTTTCGAGAGTGAGGaagctcaaaaattaaatatccaAATTTTTGAGACTATTTATTACGGAGCTCTAGAAGCCAGCTGTGAAATGGCTCAAGAAAAAGGCACCTATGAAACTTACAAGGGTTCTCCAGTTAGTAAAGGTATTTTGCAGTACGACATGTGGAATGTAAAGCCGACTGACTTGTGGGACTGGTCGGAGCTAAAAGCTAAAATTGCGGAACACGGGTTGAGAAATTCTCTTTTATTGGCTCCTATGCCTACAGCAAGTACTGCCCAAATTTTGGGGAATAATGAATCTATTGAACCGTACACTAGCAATGCATACGTAAGGCGCGTTTTGTCTGGAGAGTTTCAGGTTGTTAATCCACATTTACTTAAAGATTTGGTTAAACACAATTTGTGGAACGATGATATGAGGAATGAAATCATTGCTAACAATGGATCTGTTCAGGAGATTGAATCTATTCCGGATGATCTGAAGAAATTGTACAAAACTGTCTGGGAAATTTCCCAGAAGACTGTTTTGAAGATGGCTGCTGATAGGGGCGCTTTTATTGACCAATCTCAGAGCCTTAATGTTCACATGGCTGAACCCACTACGGGGAAATTAACTTCCATGCACTTTTATGGGTGGGAAATTGGGTTGAAGACTGGGATGTATTATTTACGGACCAAGCCTGCGGCTAGTGCTTTACAGTTTACTGTTGATAAAACTAGGCTGCCTAATTACCGTCCTAATAAAGAGTTGAATGATAGCAGTTCGGCTGAGCCTGGTAAAAATGGGGAAGAGGAACCTAAAGAAGAGgagaaagaagaagaagaagatccGGTACTTGTTTGTTCAAGGGAGAATGGGGAAGCTTGTATGGCTTGCAGTGgatga
- the LOC123266962 gene encoding protein PAT1 homolog 1: MADSFFGFDTSVPGGGLDDAIECPLDEDDIVEEDEYDALNDETFGSATDDDWEKNHEKLAQIAESTRLQKQLINHKNGIDVDIEGSFPHLVMDEKDGIVPRPGVWDSPSNFPVVPPNPSLPVALKNVCTVEELERGLRPPPGLVKPSTPQPTNINIVNNINTTTNQTPSAQQLPLPRPGGQFSLDYPMINDLTANLRANLLNNMPRFPPGLTMPGQHQHQHQHPVILPPNVRLPNAPLLPNTRPLAGNPAATAAAAAAAAANLLRYPLPPHLMIPHNNQRQPMHGNFSVGNFPQPPRPNLPPNLPQFMRPEHPLMSAFPNNLPNHHPHHQQQQHIQQQQQQQQNQLHLHLQQHQQSNNQQRNHNRPTYQTNDQSSSNNHQPFFKNNQNWNQNRNNQRYHHNNYNNYHNGLNENGEYDEYAGMMSNREKQWLINIQLMQHNTNQPYFDDYYFTVFCDRQNKKNNESPDNKDNKKQNKNGYRDRDKDQSQHILTKVVYTPTQFENSLGKLQCGSVTAPRKIIDMDVVASSDPQQNQASQHKDMKKARQRLLEIERLYTVQLKLEDVNNPLALLAEQQALQQQQQQQQQVDQEPEKPVKKTAAELINIMLTSILQLLKEDKLSSILSIRKGKALLLRFLPFLSVTEYTQQLGEFWVGFIRGLAVISRRDANILIRFFPEFHRWIETVDGFEVLLRLAKGFLDSVNQPNKNNNSLALAVTNKFGVSVLASLLERAETLYPNEDNASCSEWSSFIVTLADTIGSSPPSIAPCHPIPANTLNEHLQRIRGLTIERYAPLESLLTDANLSR, from the exons atGGCAGACTCTTTTTTCGGATTTGATACTTCTGTACCa gGTGGTGGCCTAGATGACGCTATAGAATGTCCGCTAGACGAGGACGATATCGTCGAAGAGGACGAGTACGATGCATTGAACGACGAGACATTTGGCTCGGCTACCGATGATGATTGGGAGAAGAATCATGAAAAATTAGCCCAAATTGCTGAGTCTACAAGATTGCAAAAGCAATTGATTAATCACAAg aaTGGCATTGACGTGGATATCGAAGGAAGTTTTCCTCACTTGGTCATGGACGAGAAAGACGGCATTGTCCCAAGACCCGGAGTATGGGACAGCCCATCAAACTTCCCCGTAGTCCCACCAAATCCATCTCTACCAGTGGCCTTGAAAAACGTTTGCACCGTCGAAGAATTAGAGCGTGGATTACGACCACCTCCCGGTCTAGTAAAACCATCAACACCACAGCCAACAAACATAAATATCGTAAACAATATCAACACAACGACAAACCAAACTCCGTCTGCACAGCAATTACCACTACCCCGACCGGGGGGTCAATTTTCTCTAGACTACCCAATGATAAATGACCTAACCGCCAATTTACGTGCAAACTTACTAAACAACATGCCGCGATTTCCACCGGGTCTCACCATGCCCGGCCAACACCAACACCAACACCAACACCCAGTGATCCTTCCACCAAACGTGCGACTGCCAAACGCACCACTGTTGCCAAATACTCGACCTTTGGCTGGGAATCCAGCAGCAACCGCAGCCGCAGCTGCAGCCGCAGCGGCTAATTTACTGAGATACCCTTTGCCGCCGCATTTAATGATCCCTCACAATAACCAGCGGCAGCCAATGCACGGTAATTTTTCAGTCGGTAATTTTCCTCAACCACCGCGACCTAATTTACCGCCTAATTTACCTCAATTTATGCGACCAGAGCACCCTCTGATGTCGGCGTTCCCTAATAATTTACCGAACCATCACCCACATCATCAACAGCAACAACATATtcaacaacagcagcagcagcagcaaaaTCAGcttcatcttcatcttcaACAGCACCAACAGTCTAATAATCAGCAGCGGAATCACAACAGACCAACTTATCAAACAAACGATCAATCTTCATCAAATAATCATCaaccatttttcaaaaataaccaaaattgGAACCAAAATCGGAATAATCAAAGGTACCatcataataattacaataattaccaCAACGGATTAAACGAAAACGGAGAGTACGACGAATACGCAGGTATGATGAGCAATCGGGAAAAGCAATGGCTGATTAACATTCAGCTGATGCAGCACAACACTAATCAGCCGTACTTTGATGATTATTACTTCACTGTATTTTGTGATcgtcagaataaaaaaaataatgaaagtcCGGATAATAaggataataaaaaacaaaataaaaatggatACCGTGATAGAGATAAGGATCAGTCTCAGCATATTTTGACAAAAGTAGTCTACACTCCGACCCAGTTTGAAAACTCACTTGGTAAATTGCAGTGTGGAAGTGTCACCGCTCCGAGGAAAATAATTGACATGGATGTGGTGGCTAGCAGTGATCCGCAGCAGAATCAGGCGTCGCAGCACAAAGATATGAAGAAGGCAAGGCAAAGATTGTTGGAGATAGAACGCTTGTATACGGTTCAGCTGAAGCTTGAGGATGTTAATAATCCTTTGGCTTTGTTGGCTGAGCAGCAAGCTCTTcaacagcagcaacagcagcagcagcaagtggatcaggagcctgAAAAGCCAGTGAAGAAAACTGCGGCAGAACTGATCAATATTATGCTAACTTCGATACTCCAATTGTTAAAAGAAGATAAATTGTCGAGTATTTTGAGCATCAGAAAGGGAAAAGCTTTGTTGTTACGGTTTTTACCGTTTCTCAGTGTTACTGAGTACACTCAGCAGCTTGGGGAATTCTGGGTGGGATTCATTCGTGGTCTGGCGGTTATTAGTCGTCGAGATGCTAATATTCTTATACGGTTTTTTCCGGAGTTTCATAGGTGGATTGAAACTGTTGATGGGTTTGAGGTTTTACTACGCTTGGCTAAAGGCTTTTTAGATTCTGTCAATCAGccaaataagaataataatagtttGGCGCTGGCTGTTACAAATAAg tttggagTATCCGTGCTAGCCTCGCTATTGGAAAGAGCAGAAACTTTGTATCCTAACGAAGACAACGCATCATGTAGTGAATGGTCATCATTCATCGTAACACTAGCAGACACTATTGGATCATCACCACCAAGTATTGCACCCTGTCATCCGATTCCTGCAAACACACTCAATGAGCACTTGCAAAGAATTCGTGGTCTTACAATTGAAAGGTATGCGCCATTAGAATCTTTATTAACAGATGCTAATCTATCTCGATAG